In Thermomicrobiales bacterium, the following proteins share a genomic window:
- a CDS encoding glycosyltransferase family 39 protein, translated as MTLRPSPLEPGKRDRVPPGIRQLARDYHLSFVTAVFAAHWLLVTLAGALATRYATTNPTVKALGWGLPNLSGIGRLTVQPMRNWDGFWYSLIAEFGYVHESTTAFWPLYPWSMRVVADLFAIPVEVAGYLLSNLAFFLSLAVLFRFVASQWGQDVARRSVLLLAFFPTAFFFSAVYSESFFLLFCVLAFSWARSGDWWCAGLAALLAGLTRNVGVLLAIPIGIMFLRQYGPALQKHWRRPTAWPRQVLALGLIPLGPIIFFLYLWHAFNNPLMTIEAQKGWARIQAMPWTTFKMAFDQWEDGWLHALLASPTWATLTSYSVRLSFAEYESLDILMAFVGIALIVYTWRVLPIEYSSWVTVMFALPLFSPSTVHPLMSVPRFLLVLFPLFIALALLLRRRVAFFAVLIPSAAFMALLVVQFATWFWVS; from the coding sequence TTGACACTTCGCCCTTCACCGCTTGAGCCGGGTAAGCGAGATCGCGTGCCGCCGGGGATTCGGCAGCTCGCACGTGACTATCATCTGTCGTTTGTGACCGCTGTATTCGCTGCGCATTGGTTGCTGGTGACACTGGCCGGCGCGCTCGCGACGCGATACGCGACGACCAATCCGACAGTCAAAGCGCTCGGTTGGGGACTGCCGAATCTGAGCGGAATTGGCCGCCTCACCGTCCAGCCAATGCGGAACTGGGACGGATTCTGGTACAGCCTCATTGCTGAGTTTGGCTACGTCCATGAATCGACGACAGCGTTTTGGCCGCTCTACCCGTGGTCGATGCGCGTTGTTGCTGATCTGTTTGCGATCCCGGTTGAGGTTGCGGGGTATCTGCTGTCGAATCTCGCCTTCTTCCTCTCCCTGGCAGTGCTGTTCCGCTTTGTGGCATCGCAGTGGGGTCAGGATGTCGCGCGCCGCTCCGTCCTGCTGCTGGCGTTCTTCCCGACGGCGTTCTTCTTCTCGGCGGTCTACAGCGAGTCGTTCTTCCTGCTGTTCTGCGTCCTGGCATTTAGTTGGGCGCGGTCGGGCGACTGGTGGTGCGCCGGTCTTGCGGCCCTGCTGGCGGGTCTGACGCGTAACGTCGGGGTACTATTGGCGATCCCGATCGGCATCATGTTCCTGCGTCAGTACGGACCGGCGCTACAGAAGCATTGGCGACGCCCGACGGCCTGGCCGCGACAGGTGCTGGCACTAGGCCTGATTCCGCTCGGCCCGATTATCTTCTTCCTTTACCTCTGGCATGCGTTCAACAATCCGCTCATGACGATTGAGGCGCAAAAGGGCTGGGCGCGGATTCAGGCGATGCCGTGGACGACGTTCAAGATGGCCTTCGACCAGTGGGAAGATGGCTGGCTGCACGCACTGCTGGCGTCGCCGACCTGGGCGACGCTGACGTCATACTCGGTGCGCCTGTCGTTCGCGGAGTACGAGTCGCTGGACATCCTGATGGCGTTCGTTGGCATTGCGCTGATCGTCTACACGTGGCGGGTCTTGCCGATCGAGTACTCCAGCTGGGTCACGGTCATGTTCGCCCTGCCGCTGTTCAGCCCGTCGACTGTCCACCCGTTGATGTCGGTGCCGCGCTTCTTGCTGGTGCTGTTTCCGCTCTTCATCGCGCTGGCGCTGCTGCTGCGCCGTCGGGTCGCGTTCTTCGCGGTCCTCATTCCCTCCGCTGCGTTCATGGCGCTGCTGGTCGTCCAGTTCGCGACCTGGTTCTGGGTGTCCTGA